TATGTacttatatacatatattcttCACTATGAGTTGAtcatttttgctttcttctgcaTTAAAGAGGAAATCACTGTGTTCACAAGTTTCCTTACACACGAGAAGACATGTGGGTGCAAACTTGTTTAGTCTGTGCTGCAggatttttactttttactgcaGAATTAACCCATACAACTCATGTGCAAAGCAGCAAAGCTGGAAAGAGCATGCATTTTAACAGAAGTATTGCAGTACTACCTCTATGAAAAAGTATGCAATCTTTATGTAAGATACTTGCTTCTTCTCTTTCATCTCTTGGTCCTAATCTAATTTTAAGCTTCCTGTTCTTCCGGTTAATTCAGGCCAGTAGGTTTCAGGTCTCACGTTAGGCAACAAAAATACTTTATATACATTCACTGCCCATTGAATCAGACATGTAATTCACTTTCACTGACACCACTAGTGTCTCGTTTGTAGACAGCCCAGAAACCAGTGCTAGTGTTAAAAAGGCAACAGAttcagtggttaaaaaaaaaaaaggctgttgTAAATTTACCATCATGAAGAGAGAGCACAGTACCAATGGGCTCCCCCACCCATCTTTGAACTGGGTCTTCATTTCAGTGTTTACTATACATCTGAGAAGTTTTATGACTGCATCTTGAACACTTGTGACTTTATCATGTCGATGAAATTGACAAGATAAACCCAGGACTAATTAATGGCACACATGCTGGATTAAAccacttaaatagaacctgtctcaCAAAGTGAAGTAGGCTAAAAGATTTCAAAAAGCAACAACTCATGCCATGATCTGAAAGAACTTGACATATATCAGGCTGGATAAGGTTACAAAGCATTTCAAAAGGGTCTGGGATTCCAGTGAACGGTGGTGAGTGACATTATTCACAAATAGAGAAAACTAACACAGtgtttcacacacaaaaaaccccaccagTCAAACATgttggtggtagtgtgatggtctggggttgctttgctgcttcaggacctggacgaCTTTGTGTAGCGGAACCAcaaattctgctctctacctgAAAGTCCTGAAGGAGAATTTTCAGCTCTCAGTTTTTGACCTAAAGCCCAGTAAAAATTGTGTTGTGCAGCAGGGACAATGATCTGAAATACCTTTGTTAGCTTTGGCTCACATATCCAAAAAACTCAGAACACTGTGTTAACTTCGATTAAGCCACCAGAACATAAAACAAACTAGCAGATCCAGATGCTGGCACCCACGTGTGAGGGGGCCATGCCATAGTGGCAGTATTATAACAAAGTAACCACTTCCAATGCAATGGAACCATTTGTTGTCTGtcaacataaaacataaagtaACCTGATGAAAATGCATTACAGGTAACAAATGGGTTGGTGGGTGGGTACCATAGAAAATACTTAAATTAGCAGCAGAATGCAGTGGTGTCTGACTTCTCAGCATTATTTGGGAATATTGCATTAACTGGTGTTTTGGTCATTACAGTAGGCTGGGCATGTAGACAGATGCATTCTGACAGTATCTCCACTCCTTAACTGATATTACACAGACTGATGCACATGCATCAGTCTGTGTATCAGTCTGGAGAAGCATTGCTCATGTTTCCAGATAGTGCTGCAAAACTCTTAACATATGAGCCCTtacaaaaacattcagcagTAGGAACAATGCGAACACAATTAAAAGTATGCTTTTAACTCTCTGCTGTCTTCccataaaaaccaaacaaatgtgCTGCAATAACAGCTTAGGTTCCCATTTTCCCATCAGTGCTGTGTCAGAGAAATTAATGACTCATGTTTCTCACACACATGAATCAGAGTTTTGTCTGTGAGAACTTTGGCATCAAATGCAGCTATCAACAAATCCTTGACTGTTGACAGCACTTACGCATTTGCTTTTCATAGCCTCCATTGTCCCATAATTTACTCCTATTAAGCAACACCTGAATGTATAATAAGTTCCCAAACACATCCTCAGCCACACTGCAGTCTCTCTTATTGATCACATCAATAAGGATCCCAGCTCCAGCCCCCTCACAAATCATACATCATACTCACAAATACTTGTATCTGTTTTTAATCACCGGACGCAGGCAATGAGCAAGAAGCAGCTGTGCTTCGTAGGCTGGCTGCTTTGTTGCACTGGTGCGTTGGGAGTGGCAAAAACTGGAGTCCTGCATACATTGCTCCTCCCTGCACTGTGACTTATGTTGGGGTACACCACTCCTGTTCTTGTGGGCCAGTCACTCTTGAGAGCACTCAGAGCaccttctctctcactctctgtttctctctctcttgatTTGCTGCAACCACATTTCCTGCTTTAGATCAACATCCCTTCTTTAGAAccatctctctcttttctcaACGAGACTCTAAAAATCAGCTCTAGAAGGtaagaaacaaaacatttcctcacatgcatttatttttttaacctttgaaCACAACAGGTATTTAGACATGATCAAAGGGTTAATCAACACTGGCAAGTTAGTTTTACTGTGCCGCTGTGCTGCGTGACTCAGAATACGTTAGAGTGTGGCGAGACACATTTGCTTCTATCCGCTCCTCACCACCTTAAGAACCTGTCCTTACAAGCAGGGGAGATAGCTCAAGTTATTTGACTCCCAGCGACACATGGCTGATTTTTTACTGAGTGGGTGTTAACAGAGTCAATATGACTTGTTGATTCACCTGGCTGAATTTCATGTAAACTGCAGAACCAGTAATATCACATTGTGTATTCTATAGATATTGGGTAGTTTTGCAACTGCTAACTCAAAATCCTATAGGAGCCATGTATTTCTACTCAGGTGatagtaaaaaataataataataataatgaaagtaATTGCACATTTAAGCTTTAGAAAAGGGAAAACTAttgacataaaaaaataaaataggtgCAAGTCAAGTGCAATGAATGTATTCAGTAAGTCTTTGTATTACAAGCCCAAAAGGTGGTTCATTTACAATAACAAACTATAAGTAACTGTGGTGTTTGCCTAATCTTGTTGTTTCTCCACTGTGTGACACTTTACATCCAGCAAATCTGAGATGCACTGCAGTGTAAATATGCAATATGTCAAACTTATTAATGCTACTAAAAACCACAAATAACAACtgtgcatgtaaaaaaaaaaaaaaaggtgacaaAGTGTGGGAAAGAACTGAAACTAAAATTTACTTTACAGGGGGGGGGAAGTGTTTGCCTCAGTGGTACTAAAATCACCCACAACCTTAAATACAGTTTAGTTTTTAAGCCAGGCTCATTGCAATGGTAGCCCGTAAAGCCAGAGATGAGTGAGCTCACATTACCAATGGCTCAAAAGACACATCGTTTCTTAACTGcaaattaataatattatttacTTATACGCATCATTACTTTATAGAATGTTTTATGTTCcatcctcacacacacagtcactcatgcctccttatgtttgttttcattgtgaGCTGCTTGGAGTGTAAGAACTTGTACTGTCTTTGTCTTGGCAGGTTGATTGGATATAATTTCATGTAGTTACAGAAGCATACTTTGTAGTGAATGCAACATAGACACAGCAAAAACAGATAGGTTGCTATTTCTCTTCATGTACTGGCTGACACTTTGCTTGCATCTCTTTGTTTTGGAAACAGCTCCGGGAAATGTTAAGCACACAGTTACAAAGAAGAGACACTCAAAAGTGAAAGCCCAGAAAGTGTATTGCACACATGGCTCCGAAACGTCAAGCACCTTGCGGGCAACATGTATCAGAAACATTAGACTCGCTTGTTGCCATGTCAGCCAGTTGTGATCGCACCTTGTCGAGCACCTTTAGCCTGCTTGTTTCTACAGAAGTTGCTGTGGTAACTTTAGAGTTATGTAGATTAACAAACATTGGTGTTGTCATTGTTGTTATTGCTTATAGCAGAGGAGTCAGGCAGACAATTTTATTCCTGGATTTATGAAGCTTAAATGGACAATAAACAGGAGAGACACAGAACTAGGGTTCCGCCTAAGTGGTTGTCAGTCTGGTGAGGACAGTTTTGACAAGGCTGAGGCAGGATTACCTAACGGCTGTATACTGACAAATAGCTGCAATAACAGTGATGCAATCACATGTGAACATAACATGAGCAGAATAGTGCGGTGTGGCAGTTTCAGCAAATTTAAATAACATGATTATAACTGATTATTGGTTGAATAACAAACATTACTCATATCCACTGGCATATTCATCTGTTAGTGAATTTCATGAATAAAAGGATGTTTTTGAATTTAATGAGTCCTTGCAAAGTGATGAATATATGTTTTCATATATTGCACAATGTTTATGGGAGTAGCTTTAAAGGTTTAAATTGTGTGTAGCCTATGTATGCGCACATGGGAAAAAAAGCTGCATTTCATGTTGCATGCTTGTGTTTGATGTATAATCgtagccaaaaaacaaaaaaactaaacacgacaaacagaaatgtatctattttttgcattttagtGCTTTCTCCCTAAAAGATTTCTTCTGACTGAACAACCTCCCTCTGATTTGGATTTGGTTAAGCATCCGTTTGGCTTGCGAGCGCTTACTCATCTGTAGCAGTCCAGGTCACTGTTACGACTCATGACTTTTTTAAACATCTGCACATCTTCACCTTGAGAGCTAAGATGCTTTTAGTGAGAACCACACATCTTCTTTAACCCTATTTCTTGCCAACAGGAAATGGCTTCCAAACACAAAATGGGCTACAAGTGTCGGATAGCAGGAGTGATGCTGCTCCTCTTGACCAGCATTGCTGCCCTCATTGCCGTTGCTGTCATCCAGGACACTTGGAGGTTTTTAGAATACAGCAAAGAGGTGAGCATCAGCACAATACTGCAGgatgcaaatataaatatgcATGCTGTTATAAAGACATAACATACAAAAACTGCACTGAAGTCAGGATCAGAGACGGGGGATTCCTCATCAGTCTGCTTGGCGATGAGTGGCGGTTCTGATGAAACACATTTACCTTTGCGTGTACTGTTAATGGCATTCAAAACAAACAGGCACGTTGGCCGTATTGCTATTTCCCCTACTCCTTTTAATTAGAACCGAAAGCTTTTTCAAACAAGggctaaaaaaaaagaggaaaaaaaaactcgtTGTGATGAGTTTCAGATGCTGTTCTGCGTGTTTGTCAGTTCtctttttgtgtatgtgtgtatgcttTTTCAACAGGAGTGTGCCAGTGGTTTTTCACTTGCGCAGTTCTCACACTTCTCTAATTTTAGGCTTTCTATTTTGCTAAGGATACCATTACCCCACTATATCTTCATAAAGAAAATAGGCTTTTACGCAACATCTTTCACACAGAGGCCTGATGAAAGTCACGGTGGCTACTCCGTGCTTAATAGACAGCAACCTGCTAGACTGATTGGAAAACGCTTGTGCAATAacattttttccttccttcttcCTGTCAGTACGGCATAGTGATAGACGCTGGCTCATCTCGTTCCAATGTGTACCTGTACGAATGGCCAGGAGCGAAGGAGAACGAAACAGGAATAGTGACTGAGACATTAAACTGTAAAGTTGATGGTGAGTCACATATAAGAAAGAGAGGAAATTACATTTTGACTAAACTTGACGAAACTgaaaatgtgtgcgtgtgtgtgtgtttgtgtggggtggggggtcaaTTCTTGCTGGTAAATTCTTTTTAGGCTTTTGCAAACAGAAGAAACAACATAAAGAGTGTGTTTTAAATTGGAGACATTCTACACACACGCAAGAATTTTAGCTTGGATTTGTGTCCTCAGGTAATGCCATCTCCGACATGAAGGTTAACCCCGGGAGCGATGATAAGACAATGGCAGGATTTAAGAAATGCATGGACATCGTCACTAAAACCATTCCtccaacaaaacacaacagtacGCGCCTGTTTCTCGGCGCTACAGCTGGAATGAGACTACTACAGTAAGAAGCTTTTGATTacttatattattattaaagtgtcaaaagtgtttttttaattaattaattttaggaTTTTCTTGACCTTTCATGCACTGAAGAGTGAGCTGATGACTAAAGAACTGCAagacataataaaaataaagacattctTAAAAAGCATAATATTTAGATCTGTGactttatgtgtgtgtagtGTGAATTTTTAATGGGTATATTGTATGATTTTTAAAGATGAGAATATCAAGACAGAGATGCAGAAATGTTCTTAAAGTGATGTATTTAATACTTTCAAATATGTGCTGTGGATTGAACCAACTTCATTGGTGCTGAATTATGAATGCCGATTTTGCTGTGCAAGCATTCAAGAGACAAAAAGGGATGTCTGCTTCACAGTACAGCTTTGTGTCTTATAATTCCCCCCTTTTGCCTGATGGATAATCCCCCTCCCTCTGGATGCCTGGGGAAGCCCCAGCAATAAAAATACATCCAGACTAAAGGGCAGGACAAAACTTAGGAATTTCGATCACATGTGTCCAACTCTGGGCCTGGGATCAAATATGGCTTTTCATACTTTCCAGCCCAAGGAAAGATGATGACAAAGGCAGACCTTCTACGTAGAAGTAGGGGACAGAGTATATTGTTGTTAAAGTataacaaacatacaaaaaaaggtTGATTAGTTTGCATGAAACgatttacagtcatgtgaaaaagtacATCCTCTTtagcataatttaaaaaacaaaacatctggtCCAGATTCTAACATTATTTAAATAGATGAACACACCTCGTTGCTTCCAGGCACTGCGGATCAAATGCATCTGATTAACTgctcatcagcaagtgtgagcacatCTATAAAAGAAGATGTTTTGGCAGTTtattggtttagagcacaggtgtcgaactccaggcctcgagggccggtgtcctgcaggttttagatgtgccCTTCATCCAACACAGATTTAAatgctaaattacctcctcaacttGTCTTGAAgctctccagaggcctggtaatgaactaatcatttgattcaggtgtgttgacccagggtgttatctaaaacctgcaggacaccggccctcgaggcctggacttcgacacccctggtttagagcATTTAGGTTTGTGTCAGCACGACGCCAAGCAGGAAAGACATCTTATTATAAAATCCATAATTGTACAGTGAGAACGATTATTCACGAGTGGAAAACTATTAAGACAGTTGCCAATCTTCTCAGGGGTGGACTTTCCAGCAAATCCACCCCAAACTCAGAttgtgcaatgctcagagaaacagcagaaagaccaaaacaaaacaaacaaatataaataaaacccacACATAAAACAGAGTTaatgacagaaacatttaaaaaaggttgAAGAAGCTTGGCTTGTTTGAAAGGtttccaggagaaagcctctgcTCCAAAATATGTGCACATGTAAACGTTTTTAAAGTGACATACTGatctcattttaaaaaacagagcCAAGCCTTCTAGGCTACCATCATGACTTCTGGTGTAGATgagttgaaaataaaaataatagcaAATAATAGCATCTAAAACAGCAAATACGTCTATTTGGCGAAATCTTTACCTGCTTCTTTAATGATAGTGATTCCATTTTTTAACGTTTGTTTCTAGTGTGATGTCTAATACTTCTGTTTTCTGCTGTGCTGTTAAGAATGAAAGATGAACAGAGGGCCAATAAAGTCCTGGCGAAACTCAGACAATACCTGAGTTCCCTCCCCTTCATGTTTCAAAATGCTTCAGTCATCACTGGGCAGGAAGAAGGGCTTTATGGCTGGATCACTGTCAACTACCTAATGGGAAACTTGGTAGAGGTATGACACAGCCTTCATCTGTCTGATCGATTGCCCAAAAAACAAGATAATTGCAGCTTCGTAAATCTGCTATTATGTGTTTCATCGTTTATTAATCTTCATTATATTTGCAGAAAAACGTATGGAATGCATACGTACGGCCACAGGGAGCAAAGACTGTGGGCTCCATGGATCTTGGCGGAGCATCAACACAGATTGCCTTTGCGGTCCAGGATGATCTCAAGGGACAAGACTACCTGCGTGTCAAACTGTATGGTTACCCTTACAATGTCTACACACACAGTTTCCTCTGCTATGGCAAAAATGAAGCTGGGAAGTTGGTTCTGCAGAAATTAGTCCAGGTGAATGACTTTTTCCTCTGTTTCTTTTGCGAgtatgcacagaaaaaaaaaatattgtcttTCACTGGACTCTCATATTCCTAAGGTACTACAAGAGTGGTGGTTCTTTCCTTAGATTGTTATGCGTTACTGTGTTATCGTTTAAGTGCAGTGGGAACGTCTGGCTCTTTGCACGCATGTGCACTGCGAAATCCATTAATGGCCAATTTGTGGAATGATTAGTGAACGTTGTTGTCCCTGAGCTGCTAACAGCCAAAGGATCCAGGGATGCATTATGTCATTAAGAATATTGATCGAACCGTGATTGTCGTCAATCTGAGAGAAATGCATCATTTCTGGTAATTCATAGCTTCATTCTTGAAACTAATAGTAATTCTACAAGAAATATGCTGAATGTGCATCAGAGTGATGGTATGACAGCTTAACCTCATAGTTTCTGTTTACATCAGACTTTGTATGCGGTGTTGtataatttaaagaaataagCCCTACAGAGTGGAGATAATGTGCCTGTAAAGGCATAAcaaatatccatccattcattttcttcctcttatccagttcagggttggGGTCTTTTTCTGTCCTATTTATTTATAGATTTTGCGTTCTTCTTAACAAATCATCTTTTGacgtatatttttttttaatttttattttccagCAATCATCTAACCCCAAAAACATAGCAAACCCCTGCTATCCTAAAGGTTTCAATACTACCAAAAAAGCATCATCAATTTTTGAGTCACAGTGTACAAAGAAACCGCAAAACTACGACCCCATTCAAGAGTTGACCTTCTTTGGTGGTGGCGACTCAGACGGCTGTGGGAAAGTAGTGAAATCCATATTTGATTTCAAGAACTGCTCCTCGTCTCAGTGTTCCTTCAATGGGGTGGAGCAGCCACCAGTCACCGGAGATTTCCTGGTAACACGCAGTGCAAATATAACACATGAAAGCAAATAGATCACGATGCAAAACAAcctagtgtgtgtgtttctgctggTCCTACCAGGCATACGCTGGATTCTTCTGGACTGCCTTGGCTCTGCAGTTGAATGGCACATCAGACATTAATCACTTCAACACCTCAGTTAGGAACTTCTGCCACAAAAACTGGGCAACGGTAAGTTTTCATACAGATAGAAAATCAAGAAATTAAGGTGAGGAAGAACAGAAATCATGTACAATGGCTGTGCGCCCACATCTTCTTATTGCTCGTGTCCCCACATTTTTTACTAGTAATATACACAGACTGGACACTCTATTAGGAACACCTTTGTAGTGTGGCTAGAAAGGTGTACCACCTTCCACCTTCAAAACTGTGGCTTTTAAAGGAGgatcagttggtactaaggggcccgaaatatgccaagaaaatatcctcaACACCACGTTGAACCATTAATACAAAGCAGCAGGTTTTTTGCACCAAAGTGCGGCCCTATCatctgaatgtcacagcagaaatccaGGGTCATTAGACCACTTTTATCTTGTCCTTTAGTGAGCCTGTGCTTTTGTATACCCTGGTTGTCTGGCATCCAGCAACCATGCCACAAGTGGTTATTTTAGTTACTGTTCCCTTTCCTctaagcagtctggccattctcagATGACCTCTGAAATCAACAAGGTATTTTTCCCCAGAGAAAtaccactcactggatattttctctttttccagagtattc
The genomic region above belongs to Oreochromis niloticus isolate F11D_XX linkage group LG11, O_niloticus_UMD_NMBU, whole genome shotgun sequence and contains:
- the entpd3 gene encoding ectonucleoside triphosphate diphosphohydrolase 3, encoding MASKHKMGYKCRIAGVMLLLLTSIAALIAVAVIQDTWRFLEYSKEYGIVIDAGSSRSNVYLYEWPGAKENETGIVTETLNCKVDGNAISDMKVNPGSDDKTMAGFKKCMDIVTKTIPPTKHNSTRLFLGATAGMRLLQMKDEQRANKVLAKLRQYLSSLPFMFQNASVITGQEEGLYGWITVNYLMGNLVEKNVWNAYVRPQGAKTVGSMDLGGASTQIAFAVQDDLKGQDYLRVKLYGYPYNVYTHSFLCYGKNEAGKLVLQKLVQQSSNPKNIANPCYPKGFNTTKKASSIFESQCTKKPQNYDPIQELTFFGGGDSDGCGKVVKSIFDFKNCSSSQCSFNGVEQPPVTGDFLAYAGFFWTALALQLNGTSDINHFNTSVRNFCHKNWATLNTQENVKFIETHCYAGHYVFTLLADGYKFDTDTWKNINFQQQVKKTNIGWSLGYMLSMSNMIPSEVKKIPPMSNPVFAGLIFLFSALTIMTVVLVFIIIIRTCY